One genomic window of Melanotaenia boesemani isolate fMelBoe1 chromosome 20, fMelBoe1.pri, whole genome shotgun sequence includes the following:
- the wdr43 gene encoding WD repeat-containing protein 43: protein MAARVCATTAHAHASSATEMAADGGSFSVQLPCVFSPKSRQYLSVCAQDGRLRIWNTDSKTLQQEYVPSAHLSATCTCIAWGPCRTVKEGPRRKKRKSEAVQVEEKADLLAMGTAAGTVLIYSTAKGDLHCTLDGGHSGAVNCVDWHPEDSLLYSGSDDTSIVEWDLQTGKTRSKWKADRAAVTSLCVSPDGKLLLSAGQIIKMWDLDTKEVYRKFTGHSTAVTTLCFATTRPPDSNGLYFLSGAAHDRLLSVWQVREDGKDKNSVVSFTLSDEPRHIDLVASNSKEEAVRLVVVCKDGQLHLFEHFLNGPCKKPLSPSCTVQMSDTKESPMPIPLLAAALGPDPQSVLLAYGNHLQPVMERVEVNTAERHICLTRDVHTSLSLTMETTVSKVKTPLVNAKSRVLVPGLPGHQAPIKGPPQGSEKRKKDSDTKEISIAERLGEIDLSVVSSEKGAQKVTASLQTDNFAVLLVQGLESNDASLLNKIFQNRKETVIKKTIARLPLPAVIPLVEEITKRLQGHPYTAILMVRWLKAILVHHTSYLTSLPDLVTQLGVLYHMIESRVKMFHKLTKLQGKLHLLMTQVATNDSSNSISELDHTAKLVYEEESSDEDEASGDEGLPEEDSDHWEEEEEMEEDGEGNADEDKSDEEDGDPDSRTEPKANGEEDMEHENESEEE, encoded by the exons ATGGCCGCACGTGTTTGTGCAACCACAGCGCATGCACACGCAAGCAGCGCTACAGAAATGGCGGCCGACGGTGGCAGTTTTTCGGTGCAGCTACCCTGCGTTTTTTCACCCAAATCACGACAGTACTTATCCGTGTGCGCCCAGGATGGCAGACTTCGCATCTGGAACACAGACAGTAAAACACTTCAGCAAGAATACGTGCCTTCAGCTCATTTGAGTGCCACTTGTACTTGCATAGCCTGGGGACCATGCCGGACAGTCAAG GAGGGACCtcggaggaagaagaggaaatcGGAGGCAGTCCAGGTGGAGGAGAAGGCAGACCTGTTGGCGATGGGCACAGCAGCTGGCACTGTGCTCATTTACAGTACAGCTAAAGGAGATCTGCACTGTACCCTG GATGGAGGTCACAGTGGAGCAGTGAACTGCGTCGACTGGCATCCTGAAGACAGCTTATTATACAGCGGCTCAGATGACACGAGCATTGTCGAGTGGGACCTGCAGACAGGCAAGACACGGAG TAAGTGGAAGGCGGACCGTGCAGCTGTGaccagtttgtgtgtgagtcCTGATGGGAAGCTGCTGCTATCAGCTGGGCAGATAATCAAGATGTGGGACTTGGACACAAAGGAAGTCTACAGG AAATTCACAGGGCACTCCACGGCTGTGACGACCCTGTGCTTTGCCACAACACGACCTCCTGACAGCAACGGCCTTTATTTCCTCTCAGGTGCAGCGCATGACCGACTGCTGAGTGTATG GCAAGTTCGAGAAGATGGGAAGGACAAGAACTCTGTGGTTTCCTTCACACTGTCTGATGAACCACGGCACATCGACCTCGTGGCATCTAATAGCAAGGAAGAG GCGGTGAGACTGGTGGTGGTGTGTAAGGATGGACAGCTGCATCTGTTTGAGCACTTTTTAAATGG GCCATGTAAGAAGCCCTTATCGCCCTCGTGTACGGTGCAGATGTCTGATACGAAGGAGTCCCCGATGCCGATCCCACTGCTGGCGGCTGCACTCGGACCCGATCCTCAGTCGGTTCTTCTTGCCTACGGTAACCACCTACAGCCTGTAATGGAGAGAGTG GAGGTCAACACAGCAGAGAGACACATATGCTTGACCCGTGATGTTCATACCAGCTTGTCCCTCACCATGGAAACCACCGTTTCCAAG GTTAAAACTCCACTTGTCAATGCTAAGAGCAGAGTGTTGGTTCCAGGGCTTCCTGGTCATCAAGCCCCAATAAAGGGACCTCCGCAGGGAtcagagaagaggaaaaaagactCGGACACCAAAGAG ATATCAATAGCGGAGCGACTTGGTGAAATAGATCTGTCGGTGGTCTCCAGCGAGAAGGGAGCTCAGAAAGTAACGGCCTCGTTACAGACGGATAATTTTGCGGTGTTGTTGGTGCAGGGCCTGGAGAGCAACGATGCTAGTTTGTTAAAC AAAATTTTCCAGAATCGTAAAGAGACGGTAATAAAAAAGACGATTGCTCGGTTACCCCTCCCAGCTGTTATTCCATTAGTGGAAgag ATAACAAAAAGACTCCAAGGGCATCCTTACAC GGCCATTCTGATGGTACGGTGGCTCAAAGCAATTCTTGTTCACCACACATCATACCTGACATCG CTGCCAGACCTGGTTACCCAGCTGGGAGTCCTTTATCACATGATTGAGAGCAGAGTGAAGATGTTCCACAAACTGACAAAGCTGCAAGGGAAGCTGCATCTGCTAATGACACAG GTGGCGACAAATGACAGCAGCAACTCGATCTCAGAACTTGACCACACAGCCAAGCTGGTGTATGAAGAGG AGTcatctgatgaagatgaggcaTCTGGTGATGAAGGTCTCCCTGAAGAGGACTCTGAT cattgggaggaggaggaggagatggaggaagatggagaggGGAATGCAGATGAGGACAAATCAGATGAGGAAGATGGGGATCCTGACAGCAGAACAGAACCCAAAGCAAACGGAGAGGAGGACATGGAGCATGAAAACGAGAGCGAAGAAGAATGA